One Candidatus Omnitrophota bacterium DNA window includes the following coding sequences:
- a CDS encoding glycosyltransferase family 2 protein, with protein MLSIIVVTFDSGRYIKPCLDSIFRQGYEDLEVIVVDNGSRDRTCDFIKENYPKARLITNKQNLGACHAKNQGIEIASGGWVLTLDCDVVLGDGFIREIMEFANNSRDSIGMIQPKILTQGKKEIYSCGIHFSWLSRFHDIGKGLADTQRFNVALPIFGACCAAALYRRKMLEDVKDRHGYFDERFFFLFEDADLSWRAQKRGWLCMYCPKPMCFHSGNSSATDKKTRQILSFSNRRLAIFKNQNPALILLMFPLYLVYDLPRFLILAAKFKCKFPKFSDYNPW; from the coding sequence ATGCTTTCAATAATAGTTGTAACTTTTGATAGCGGTAGATATATCAAACCGTGCCTGGATTCTATATTTAGGCAGGGGTATGAGGATTTGGAAGTAATTGTTGTTGATAACGGCTCAAGGGACAGAACTTGCGATTTTATAAAAGAAAATTATCCTAAAGCCAGGTTAATCACAAATAAGCAGAATTTAGGCGCCTGCCATGCGAAAAATCAAGGTATTGAAATTGCTTCGGGTGGATGGGTCTTAACCTTGGATTGTGACGTTGTATTAGGGGACGGGTTTATCCGGGAGATTATGGAATTTGCAAATAATTCCAGAGATTCAATAGGTATGATCCAGCCAAAGATTTTAACTCAAGGCAAAAAAGAGATTTATTCCTGCGGCATACATTTTTCTTGGTTAAGCAGGTTCCATGATATCGGTAAAGGTTTAGCGGATACGCAAAGATTTAACGTTGCGCTCCCTATTTTTGGAGCTTGCTGCGCGGCGGCTTTATATAGGCGCAAGATGCTTGAAGACGTAAAAGACAGGCATGGTTACTTTGACGAAAGGTTCTTTTTCCTTTTTGAGGACGCGGATTTATCCTGGCGCGCGCAAAAAAGAGGATGGCTTTGCATGTATTGTCCTAAGCCAATGTGTTTTCACAGCGGAAACAGTTCAGCTACGGATAAAAAAACCCGGCAAATTTTAAGTTTTAGCAACCGGCGGTTGGCAATATTTAAAAACCAAAATCCGGCACTCATTTTATTAATGTTTCCGTTGTACCTGGTTTATGACCTGCCTAGATTTCTAATACTGGCTGCGAAATTTAAGTGTAAATTTCCGAAATTCAGCGATTATAATCCATGGTGA